One genomic window of Halorhabdus sp. CBA1104 includes the following:
- a CDS encoding LamG-like jellyroll fold domain-containing protein, whose product MDASNIPASEREKSEPQFGSDGRAQSEVIGTILLTAVIVILSVLVGVVILGTVDTTDNPAANLGVDVNGTELTISHLGGTSFARGDISIVLRDGNTQRLTLTSFTGGDGDDSFSPGEQLFYTHGLTDSVRVLVVHDPSNTVLYDKAFDLPESSGPLVWASAGDWDRAVSEGGVVHADFGDHSADRIDLGTPATDDALIAYWPLDDPTDPIANAAGNDRDLTVTGDPALDRPGLLNTSAVQFDGTTDQLEDQNADEYLNGRSAVTISVWVRSNVTGTDHGILTTAAPDSTDDYLGLRYDEDGWAGGGDDLIKGAVSVDGRVVQFESSSNVQTTDWQHVVLTWESGERPRLYLNGSEDGLSYLGDGDGNENAYDSGFPTGTTSAVTQLLVGQGTKDDRWDGSIEELRVYDQQLTATEVARLYSGTSPAASEAWQGNLTSGVKRFERNVDPSNLSLTDVEATIPTGTTVTVTVESDPGDNGSFTQSDVISLDGSDSYDVTGLSTPSRHYRLVVTLATDSLTTGPRFGGGTLEGD is encoded by the coding sequence ATGGATGCCTCGAATATCCCGGCATCTGAACGTGAGAAGTCCGAACCTCAGTTCGGTAGCGATGGTCGCGCCCAATCCGAAGTCATCGGGACAATTCTGCTCACAGCCGTCATCGTCATTCTCTCGGTCCTCGTCGGCGTCGTAATCTTGGGTACTGTCGATACGACAGACAATCCGGCAGCGAATCTGGGAGTTGACGTCAATGGAACCGAACTGACGATCAGTCACCTCGGGGGGACCTCGTTCGCGCGTGGGGACATCTCGATCGTCCTCCGAGACGGGAACACACAGCGACTCACCTTAACATCGTTCACGGGCGGTGATGGAGACGACTCGTTTAGCCCCGGCGAACAACTCTTCTACACGCACGGACTCACCGACAGCGTTCGCGTGCTCGTCGTCCACGACCCGTCGAACACGGTTCTCTACGACAAGGCCTTCGATCTTCCCGAGTCGAGTGGCCCACTCGTCTGGGCAAGTGCCGGCGACTGGGATAGGGCTGTCAGCGAGGGCGGGGTGGTCCATGCGGACTTCGGCGATCACAGCGCCGACCGCATTGACCTCGGCACGCCGGCGACTGATGATGCCCTGATCGCGTACTGGCCGCTGGACGATCCGACCGACCCAATCGCCAACGCCGCGGGGAACGATCGGGACCTCACCGTCACCGGCGACCCGGCGCTCGACCGGCCGGGGCTGTTGAACACCTCTGCCGTGCAGTTCGACGGCACCACGGACCAGCTCGAAGATCAAAACGCCGACGAATACCTCAACGGGCGGTCCGCGGTCACGATCTCTGTCTGGGTGCGATCGAACGTCACGGGTACTGACCACGGTATCCTGACCACGGCCGCGCCCGATAGCACCGACGACTACCTTGGACTGCGGTACGACGAAGATGGGTGGGCTGGGGGTGGAGACGACCTAATAAAGGGGGCCGTTTCGGTCGATGGCCGAGTGGTCCAGTTCGAGAGTTCGAGCAACGTCCAGACCACGGACTGGCAGCACGTCGTGCTGACGTGGGAGAGCGGGGAGCGCCCGCGCCTCTACCTGAACGGCAGCGAGGACGGACTCAGCTACCTCGGCGACGGCGATGGCAACGAGAACGCCTACGACAGCGGCTTCCCGACGGGCACCACCAGCGCTGTCACCCAGCTCCTGGTCGGCCAGGGCACGAAGGACGACCGCTGGGACGGCTCCATCGAGGAGCTCCGGGTCTACGACCAGCAGCTCACCGCGACGGAGGTGGCCCGGCTCTACAGCGGCACCTCGCCGGCAGCGTCAGAGGCCTGGCAGGGGAACCTGACCAGCGGCGTCAAACGGTTCGAGCGGAACGTCGATCCATCGAACCTATCGCTGACAGACGTCGAGGCGACGATTCCAACGGGAACCACTGTCACCGTGACCGTCGAATCCGACCCCGGCGACAACGGGTCGTTCACCCAGAGTGACGTGATCAGTCTCGACGGGAGTGATTCCTACGACGTGACGGGCCTGTCAACCCCGAGTCGTCACTATCGACTCGTCGTCACTCTGGCAACAGATTCGCTGACGACCGGACCCCGATTCGGTGGTGGCACTCTCGAAGGCGACTGA
- the hmgB gene encoding hydroxymethylglutaryl-CoA synthase: MTTAGIDAVEIRTGNLKLDLAETFAPVKDEDPAKYTKGLGLHASSFPDAYEDIVTMGANAAKRLMDRKGLTPEDIGRIDVATESAFDHSKPVSTYIAGCLEDVFEDDFHHANKGERKFACLAGTQAIDDAVNWVTSGKNRGRAALVIATDTALYERGDSGEATQGAGAVAMLIDEDPDLTVVEPLQGFGSADETDFLKPNQQFPSVDGKRSMQVYLARMREALRDLEEQRDLHPDDFAVVPFHIPFPGMVRKGAALGYRHISRGTDVEDALAEEIGPQPRPDDFEDDEAFRDALSEYTDDLTETDRYQEWYDLTVEPTLGISRYVGNWYTGSVHLARAAALRDARENGRDLDEQQMLVCSYGSGAQAEVHIETVQPGWEEEIAQLNVEEQLRERYDLSFTEYEQIHDVHNYDESTDIDAFTTPEEEFVFDGWGRMGERKYTYVE; encoded by the coding sequence ATGACTACCGCCGGCATCGACGCCGTGGAAATCCGTACCGGCAATCTGAAACTCGACCTCGCTGAGACGTTTGCGCCCGTCAAAGACGAGGACCCCGCAAAGTACACGAAGGGGCTGGGGTTGCACGCCAGTTCGTTCCCCGACGCCTACGAGGATATCGTCACGATGGGGGCAAACGCAGCCAAGCGGCTGATGGATCGAAAGGGACTCACTCCCGAGGACATCGGCCGGATCGATGTCGCCACCGAGAGCGCGTTCGACCACTCCAAACCGGTGTCGACGTACATCGCCGGCTGCCTGGAGGACGTCTTCGAGGACGACTTCCACCACGCGAACAAGGGCGAGCGGAAGTTCGCCTGTCTGGCCGGGACCCAGGCGATCGACGACGCCGTCAACTGGGTCACATCCGGGAAGAACCGTGGTCGGGCCGCACTCGTCATCGCGACGGACACGGCACTGTACGAGCGCGGCGACTCCGGTGAGGCCACCCAGGGCGCTGGTGCGGTCGCCATGCTGATCGACGAGGATCCCGATCTCACAGTGGTCGAACCCCTCCAGGGCTTTGGCAGTGCCGACGAGACGGACTTCCTCAAACCGAACCAGCAGTTCCCCAGCGTCGACGGCAAGCGCTCGATGCAAGTCTACCTCGCCCGGATGCGCGAGGCACTCCGCGATCTCGAAGAGCAACGTGACCTCCACCCCGATGACTTCGCCGTCGTACCCTTCCACATCCCCTTCCCCGGGATGGTCCGGAAAGGCGCCGCACTCGGCTATCGCCACATTTCGCGCGGGACGGACGTCGAGGATGCGCTGGCAGAGGAAATCGGACCACAGCCCCGACCCGACGACTTCGAGGACGACGAGGCGTTCCGGGATGCACTCTCAGAATACACCGACGACTTGACCGAGACCGATCGCTACCAGGAGTGGTACGATCTGACGGTGGAACCGACGCTTGGGATCTCCCGATACGTTGGCAACTGGTACACCGGCTCGGTCCATCTCGCACGGGCCGCCGCGCTCCGGGACGCCCGCGAGAACGGCCGCGACCTGGACGAACAGCAGATGCTCGTCTGTTCGTATGGCAGTGGTGCACAGGCCGAGGTCCACATCGAGACCGTCCAGCCTGGTTGGGAAGAAGAGATCGCCCAGCTCAACGTCGAGGAGCAACTGCGCGAGCGCTACGATCTGAGCTTCACCGAGTACGAGCAGATCCACGACGTCCACAATTACGACGAAAGCACCGATATCGACGCCTTCACCACGCCCGAAGAAGAGTTCGTCTTCGACGGTTGGGGTCGAATGGGCGAGCGCAAGTACACCTACGTCGAGTAA
- a CDS encoding helix-turn-helix domain-containing protein, with protein sequence MSQGERAQLAERIAGEIACSERSGETIRKWRTDFEVSQTELADRLDVSPSVVSDYESGRRDNPGIAVVRRTVEALLDIDEGRGGRHIRQHARVISAGYDRDSVLDLREFSAAVPIERYFDAIDATQLAAGTQETVVGQTVIDSIAAIRRLSSEEFYRLYGQSSNRVLVFTNVSRGESPLVAMRVVNPTPNAVVLHGIENADVWEHAADLARVDGFALATTTTELSAVLDAGDEQF encoded by the coding sequence ATGAGTCAGGGCGAACGTGCACAGCTGGCCGAACGCATCGCCGGCGAAATTGCCTGTAGCGAGCGCTCAGGGGAGACGATCCGGAAATGGCGGACCGACTTCGAAGTCTCCCAGACCGAACTCGCAGACCGACTGGACGTCTCGCCGTCCGTCGTCTCCGATTACGAGAGCGGCCGGCGGGACAATCCGGGGATCGCGGTCGTCAGACGCACGGTCGAGGCACTGCTCGATATCGACGAAGGGCGCGGCGGGAGACACATCCGCCAGCACGCACGGGTCATCTCTGCAGGCTACGACAGAGACAGTGTGCTCGACCTCCGGGAGTTCTCGGCTGCGGTCCCTATCGAGCGCTATTTCGATGCGATCGATGCAACCCAACTGGCGGCTGGGACTCAGGAGACCGTCGTCGGCCAGACGGTTATCGACTCTATTGCGGCGATCAGACGCCTCTCTAGTGAGGAATTCTATCGCCTGTACGGCCAGAGTTCCAACCGGGTGCTCGTGTTCACGAACGTCTCTCGGGGCGAGTCACCGCTCGTGGCGATGCGCGTGGTCAATCCCACCCCGAACGCGGTTGTCCTCCACGGGATCGAGAACGCGGACGTCTGGGAGCACGCAGCCGATCTGGCACGCGTCGATGGCTTCGCGCTTGCGACGACGACGACCGAGCTTTCGGCCGTACTCGACGCTGGTGACGAACAGTTTTGA
- a CDS encoding metal-dependent hydrolase, which yields MPSTVVHLALAGLLAAGLLGAAFDLRALAVVFVAAAIPDLDAFASLVVESAHRAVLHTFLLPMAIGLVLWYDTRYRETSFVRARWDHTGVRVAWVSLLSLAIAGIGLDMFTNGVNVFYPVHDQFYQLDGEILLSTHDGIVQTFVDLSQSTADGASSGGGSGGEVAVGSTDETFYSSGVDPWEGEEPANVERTVPVVRSGQQLLLVVTSAVVVGGRLIEQRVAGER from the coding sequence ATGCCCTCGACGGTGGTCCATCTCGCACTTGCAGGCTTGCTCGCGGCAGGACTGCTCGGGGCAGCGTTCGATCTCCGGGCGCTTGCCGTCGTATTCGTGGCGGCGGCGATTCCCGACCTCGACGCGTTCGCAAGCCTCGTGGTCGAGAGTGCACACCGTGCCGTCCTGCACACGTTCCTGTTACCGATGGCAATCGGGCTCGTCCTCTGGTACGATACTCGCTACCGGGAGACGTCGTTCGTCCGGGCCCGCTGGGACCACACAGGCGTTCGTGTCGCCTGGGTGAGTCTCCTCTCGCTTGCGATCGCAGGCATCGGGCTAGACATGTTTACCAACGGGGTCAACGTCTTCTACCCGGTCCACGACCAGTTCTACCAGCTCGACGGCGAAATACTGCTCTCGACCCACGACGGGATCGTCCAGACGTTCGTCGACCTTTCACAATCGACGGCCGACGGTGCCAGCAGTGGCGGCGGGAGCGGCGGCGAGGTCGCCGTCGGCTCGACGGACGAGACGTTCTACAGTTCGGGCGTCGATCCCTGGGAAGGGGAGGAGCCGGCGAACGTCGAACGGACTGTCCCCGTCGTCCGGTCGGGCCAGCAACTCCTGCTCGTTGTGACGAGCGCGGTAGTCGTCGGTGGCCGGCTGATCGAGCAACGCGTCGCCGGCGAGCGGTGA
- a CDS encoding ABC transporter permease, with product MTRIFALLIALLKDWSRSRETVFFVVLFPIILLVIFSSVFAASAPAFGIAVHNQDLGPDGEPTELSAQFAESIESVDPLSVTHVNASQNVTESDDTRRVLVIPDGFGEDVREQAGRARMVIVRDTVAAVQGQLNASQRQSIQRGLATAGEQMNGTNATGATVQLYAPPDDESAPVVRGILAQVVAEFNQAAIGVEEPPVTMASATRGPGGLDAVEYYLPAFIATLVLINGVMTVPSMIAGFTDDGTLKRLAATPLRKRDWILANVIQQSLLALVLTGVMLVVAAVVFGVTVVPGPLSIALLLVGAVGFSALGMALGSLLPDPDAATSLGGIVAFPMMFLSGVFWEMDIMPETLQTIGRLLPLYQFHRGLRRLMIDGTTEDVWPAFLSLGALAVVFLAVAIGLTRWRDFAQ from the coding sequence GTGACGCGCATTTTCGCCCTCTTGATCGCACTCCTGAAAGACTGGTCGCGTTCCCGGGAGACTGTCTTCTTCGTCGTCCTCTTTCCTATTATCCTGTTGGTGATCTTCAGCAGCGTCTTCGCTGCCAGCGCGCCCGCGTTCGGCATTGCCGTGCACAATCAGGATCTCGGTCCCGACGGCGAACCCACGGAACTGTCCGCACAGTTCGCCGAGAGCATAGAGAGCGTCGATCCGTTGTCAGTCACGCATGTCAACGCGTCCCAAAATGTTACTGAGAGTGACGACACTCGTCGCGTGCTGGTGATTCCTGATGGCTTTGGCGAGGATGTCCGCGAGCAGGCCGGGCGTGCCCGGATGGTGATCGTCAGAGACACCGTTGCAGCCGTCCAGGGACAGTTGAACGCGAGTCAGCGACAGTCGATTCAACGCGGCCTCGCGACGGCCGGAGAACAGATGAATGGGACCAACGCGACCGGTGCCACGGTGCAATTGTACGCGCCGCCTGACGATGAATCGGCACCTGTCGTCCGAGGAATCCTCGCACAGGTCGTCGCGGAGTTCAATCAGGCGGCGATCGGAGTCGAGGAGCCGCCTGTCACGATGGCCTCGGCCACGAGGGGACCGGGTGGGCTGGATGCCGTCGAGTACTACCTGCCGGCGTTTATCGCCACGCTAGTGTTGATCAACGGCGTGATGACTGTCCCGAGTATGATCGCGGGCTTCACCGACGACGGTACGCTCAAACGACTCGCCGCGACGCCGTTACGGAAGCGCGACTGGATCCTCGCGAACGTTATCCAGCAGTCGCTTTTGGCCCTCGTCCTGACGGGGGTGATGCTGGTCGTCGCGGCGGTCGTCTTCGGCGTCACGGTCGTGCCAGGGCCGCTTTCGATCGCGCTCTTGCTGGTCGGGGCCGTTGGCTTCTCGGCGCTCGGGATGGCCCTGGGGAGTCTCCTGCCGGATCCCGATGCCGCGACGAGCCTGGGCGGGATCGTCGCGTTCCCGATGATGTTCCTCTCGGGGGTCTTCTGGGAGATGGACATCATGCCCGAGACGCTGCAAACGATCGGCCGATTGTTGCCACTCTATCAGTTCCACCGCGGGTTGCGCCGGCTCATGATCGACGGGACGACTGAGGACGTCTGGCCGGCATTTCTCTCCCTTGGCGCCCTGGCCGTGGTCTTTCTCGCCGTGGCGATTGGGCTGACTCGCTGGCGGGACTTCGCCCAGTAG
- a CDS encoding ABC transporter ATP-binding protein, whose product MTVPESPTAGAVITVTDLQKTYGETTAVDGVSFEVREEEIFALVGPNGAGKTTTVEMLECLRTPSGGSATVLGNDVGTAGRAIKAEIGVVPQSFHTFERLTVRENVTLIAQLYTDSLAVETVLSELDLAEWADRRFEALSGGLQRRTGIAMALVGDPSVLFLDEPTTGLDPDARRQTWDRIEALADRGTTVVLTTHYMEEVEQLADRAALLLEGTIEAVDTVPHLIERYGGAIKVVVRADGRRDEPTDDDTIEEILAADATDTYRTDEGDVVGLFEDRERAQETFSRLHREGDDRAIDLVSAGMEDVFLRLAGSTPEPGGELS is encoded by the coding sequence ATGACTGTACCAGAGAGTCCAACCGCTGGGGCGGTCATCACCGTCACAGACTTACAGAAAACATACGGAGAGACAACAGCCGTCGACGGTGTTAGCTTCGAGGTCCGCGAGGAGGAGATTTTCGCCCTCGTCGGACCCAACGGCGCGGGCAAGACGACGACCGTCGAGATGCTCGAATGTCTCCGGACGCCAAGCGGTGGGTCGGCCACGGTCTTGGGGAACGACGTTGGAACTGCTGGCCGTGCGATCAAAGCCGAGATCGGCGTCGTCCCCCAGTCGTTTCACACCTTCGAGCGACTGACGGTCCGGGAGAACGTCACACTCATCGCGCAACTGTACACCGACAGTCTCGCTGTCGAGACAGTCCTCTCCGAACTCGATTTGGCGGAGTGGGCCGACCGTCGATTCGAGGCCCTCTCTGGCGGGCTACAGCGTCGGACGGGAATCGCGATGGCGCTCGTCGGGGACCCGTCCGTGCTGTTCCTCGACGAACCGACGACCGGCCTGGATCCGGACGCGCGCCGCCAGACCTGGGACCGGATCGAGGCGCTGGCCGACCGCGGGACGACGGTCGTTCTGACGACTCACTACATGGAGGAAGTCGAACAACTCGCCGACCGGGCTGCCCTGTTGCTCGAAGGCACGATCGAGGCTGTCGACACCGTTCCGCACCTGATCGAACGCTACGGCGGTGCGATCAAAGTCGTCGTCAGGGCCGACGGCCGCCGAGACGAACCGACTGACGACGACACGATCGAGGAGATCCTCGCGGCGGATGCAACCGACACGTACCGGACTGACGAGGGCGACGTGGTTGGCCTCTTCGAGGACCGCGAGCGAGCACAGGAGACGTTCAGTCGCCTCCATCGTGAAGGCGACGACCGGGCGATCGATCTGGTGAGTGCGGGCATGGAGGACGTGTTCTTGCGATTGGCCGGTTCGACGCCGGAGCCAGGCGGTGAGCTGTCGTGA
- a CDS encoding replication factor C large subunit, with translation MTDWTEKHRPSTLAEVRGNDKARDALAEWAETWPDHREAVILHGSPGVGKTSAAHALAADLDWPTIELNASDARTKAVIERVAGEAAKSGTLTEGGAGRRLLILDEADNLHGNADRGGARAITGVVNEASQPMVLIANEFYEMSNGLRNACRDIEFRDVSTRSIVPVLRDICRQEDVGFEDDALQKIAEANDGDLRGAIKDLQAAADGRETITAEGVVTGDRDRTTGIFDYLDAVLKEADAQQALEGSYDVDETPDDLISWIEDNMPKEYEGAELARAYRSLSTADRWLGRVRATQNYSFWRYAADNMTAGVAAARDGKKSGWTRYGPPSYWSKLGRTKGARGTRDDVARAIAQTSGVSMSTARRKILPHLEVITHHCKNREATVAMAAAYDLSAEHVAFVTGSGEDTNKVQSIVEDAHQLREEAAVEGSEGAFEPGSDEGDPSDEAESAAEGDTRVTAADEDDTSTSVERDDASDSGQRDAQENEDDQQTGLGDFV, from the coding sequence ATGACTGACTGGACGGAAAAACACCGCCCATCGACGCTCGCGGAGGTGCGGGGCAACGACAAGGCCCGCGACGCACTCGCCGAGTGGGCCGAAACCTGGCCCGACCACCGCGAAGCCGTCATTCTCCATGGCTCGCCGGGCGTCGGAAAGACCTCTGCAGCCCACGCCCTTGCAGCCGATTTAGACTGGCCGACCATCGAGTTGAACGCAAGCGACGCCCGGACGAAAGCCGTCATCGAGCGCGTCGCCGGCGAAGCGGCCAAAAGCGGGACGCTGACCGAAGGCGGGGCTGGTCGACGCCTCCTCATCCTCGACGAGGCGGACAACCTCCATGGGAACGCCGATCGCGGAGGGGCACGGGCGATCACCGGCGTGGTCAACGAGGCCAGCCAGCCGATGGTGCTGATCGCAAACGAGTTCTACGAGATGTCAAATGGCCTCCGGAACGCCTGCCGCGACATCGAATTTCGGGACGTTTCGACACGCTCGATCGTCCCTGTGTTGCGAGATATCTGTCGCCAGGAAGATGTCGGCTTCGAGGACGACGCCCTGCAGAAGATCGCCGAGGCCAACGACGGCGACCTCCGGGGAGCGATCAAGGACTTACAGGCGGCCGCGGACGGTCGGGAGACGATAACTGCCGAGGGCGTCGTCACTGGCGATCGTGACCGGACGACGGGTATCTTCGACTATCTGGACGCCGTTCTCAAGGAAGCCGATGCCCAGCAAGCCCTGGAGGGATCCTACGACGTCGACGAGACGCCCGACGACCTCATCTCCTGGATCGAAGACAACATGCCAAAGGAGTACGAGGGCGCGGAACTGGCGCGGGCGTATCGGTCGCTATCGACTGCAGATCGCTGGCTCGGCCGGGTTCGGGCCACCCAGAACTACTCCTTCTGGCGGTACGCCGCCGACAACATGACGGCCGGCGTGGCGGCCGCCCGTGACGGCAAGAAAAGCGGGTGGACGCGCTATGGGCCACCGAGTTACTGGTCGAAACTCGGCCGGACAAAGGGGGCACGCGGGACCCGCGACGACGTGGCGCGGGCGATCGCCCAAACCAGCGGCGTCAGCATGAGTACGGCCCGCCGGAAGATCCTTCCACATCTGGAAGTCATCACCCATCACTGCAAGAACCGCGAGGCGACGGTCGCGATGGCCGCCGCCTACGATCTGTCGGCCGAACACGTGGCTTTCGTCACCGGGAGCGGCGAAGACACGAACAAGGTCCAGTCGATCGTCGAAGACGCCCACCAATTGCGCGAGGAAGCTGCCGTCGAGGGCTCTGAAGGGGCGTTCGAGCCTGGTTCAGATGAAGGCGATCCAAGCGACGAGGCCGAGAGTGCCGCCGAGGGAGACACCAGAGTGACAGCCGCGGACGAGGACGATACATCGACGAGTGTCGAGCGTGACGACGCGAGCGATTCCGGTCAGAGAGATGCCCAAGAGAACGAAGACGACCAGCAGACCGGCCTCGGCGATTTCGTCTGA
- a CDS encoding COX15/CtaA family protein: MDRRFRSLVAVTTAFVFATILLGVATKSYGAGLACQARWPVCDGGILNLFPESFPSFFEWIHRVVAGVGGLFIVGTALEAWRRDVAPKIRNALIVGALLTPLQVLLGQQTVVNFTFPILTAHFWTAFTIFGAFAFALVASWADAIHTPQLKGAAVLALLLFPVQVLLTPPFISSYTPVLQTLQYAVLLVLVLSVIALVVVGRRAFPAAYRTAPVVAIVALVPTVYLGRHLLAGSTIHRIVYLLAGLVVFGALVGSAIGTWRSADPAH; encoded by the coding sequence ATGGACCGGCGGTTTCGCTCTCTCGTTGCTGTCACGACAGCGTTCGTCTTCGCGACGATCCTTCTCGGAGTCGCAACGAAGTCCTACGGCGCTGGGCTGGCCTGTCAGGCTCGCTGGCCGGTCTGTGACGGCGGCATCCTGAACCTCTTTCCCGAATCGTTCCCGAGTTTCTTCGAGTGGATCCACCGGGTCGTCGCTGGCGTCGGTGGCCTGTTCATCGTCGGGACGGCACTCGAAGCCTGGCGACGAGACGTGGCACCGAAGATCCGGAACGCGTTGATCGTCGGGGCGCTGTTGACGCCGCTGCAAGTCCTGCTCGGCCAGCAGACAGTCGTCAACTTCACGTTTCCAATCTTGACGGCGCACTTCTGGACGGCCTTTACGATCTTTGGGGCCTTTGCCTTCGCGCTGGTCGCGTCCTGGGCTGATGCAATCCACACTCCGCAGCTGAAAGGTGCTGCCGTCCTCGCTCTCCTGCTTTTTCCCGTGCAAGTCCTGTTGACGCCGCCGTTCATCAGCAGTTACACGCCAGTCCTCCAGACGCTGCAGTACGCTGTCCTGCTCGTGTTGGTACTCTCGGTGATCGCCCTGGTGGTCGTCGGTCGCCGGGCGTTTCCGGCGGCCTACCGGACTGCGCCCGTCGTCGCGATCGTCGCGCTGGTGCCGACGGTTTATCTGGGCCGGCACCTGCTTGCCGGGTCGACCATCCATCGGATCGTCTATCTGCTCGCTGGACTCGTCGTCTTCGGCGCACTCGTCGGGAGTGCGATCGGGACCTGGCGGAGTGCGGATCCGGCACACTAG